The proteins below are encoded in one region of Triticum aestivum cultivar Chinese Spring chromosome 1B, IWGSC CS RefSeq v2.1, whole genome shotgun sequence:
- the LOC123122173 gene encoding uncharacterized protein isoform X3: MNSEETTEEGSVELALENHEELRSRVSDVRPRSTEINSEQTTEERSMEHYCPNSVLQATSYPDADGNIISQVQPDVVTPRGGSNVVRVEPNYGIIGVRVSLGGVQAYIIPVQAAAHLRHSTFGTGSGHINETMSAEASPDFSVRDAVGVELNSDDVRAYIQAQQVAAHFRRSIFGAGSGHINETMSAEASPDFSVRDAVGVELNSDDVRAYIQAQQVAAHFRRSIFGAGSGHINETMSAEASPDFSVRDAVGVELNSDDVRAYIQAQQVAAHFRRSIFGAGSGHINETMSAEASPGFSVRDDVGVELNDDDVRAYIRAQQAAAHFRRSIFGAGFGHINETMSAEASPGFSVRDDVGVELNDDDVQAYIQAQQAAAHFRRSTFGAGSGYITETMSVEASSPGGGDGRLGVEWNDEMLTALRSSAPAMREHDGSQDFLVDEAGGRFLAIHIHPPQQGDQGLVGAARGTQDGPGDLARHALPSVIGGLVPLCFNLLLDDSILKADSSPGYIKAAAAAGLGLVTAFTFLGVASKKRAKAAARVVASASTAAVSIAMVYQVSDNAYIKCVCGIMGCVATLATMAIDW; this comes from the exons ATGAACTCTGAAGAAACAACGGAGGAGGGGAGCGTGGAGCTCGCCCTCGAAAATCACGAGGAA TTACGATCCCGCGTCTCGGACGTCCGCCCCCGCTCAACGGAGATTAACTCTGAACAAACAACGGAGGAGAGGAGCATGGAGCACTACTGCCCAAATTCCGTC CTCCAGGCGACATCTTACCCTGATGCTGATGGTAACATCATATCTCAAGTTCAACCTGATGTTGTCACTCCACGCGGAGGAAGCAATGTTGTCCGAGTTGAACCCAACTATGGCATAATTGGAGTTAGAGTTAGTCTGGGCGGTGTTCAAGCCTACATAATACCGGTTCAGGCGGCAGCACATCTTCGTCATTCCACCTTCGGGACTGGATCCGGCCACATCAATGAAACCATGTCTGCAGAAGCTAGTCCCGATTTCAGCGTccgtgatgctgttggagttgagctGAACAGTGACGATGTTCGAGCCTACATACAGGCTCAGCAGGTTGCAGCACATTTTCGTCGTTCCATCTTCGGGGCTGGATCCGGCCACATCAATGAAACCATGTCTGCAGAAGCTAGTCCCGATTTCAGCGTccgtgatgctgttggagttgagctGAACAGTGACGATGTTCGAGCCTACATACAGGCTCAGCAG GTTGCAGCACATTTTCGTCGTTCCATCTTCGGGGCTGGATCCGGCCACATCAATGAAACCATGTCTGCAGAAGCTAGTCCCGATTTCAGCGTccgtgatgctgttggagttgagctGAACAGTGACGATGTTCGAGCCTACATACAGGCTCAGCAGGTTGCAGCACATTTTCGTCGTTCCATCTTCGGGGCTGGATCCGGCCACATCAATGAAACCATGTCTGCAGAAGCTAGTCCCGGATTCAGCGTCCGTGATGATGTTGGAGTTGAGCTGAACGATGACGATGTTCGAGCCTACATACGGGCTCAGCAGGCTGCAGCACATTTTCGTCGTTCCATCTTCGGGGCTGGATTCGGCCACATCAATGAAACCATGTCTGCAGAAGCTAGTCCCGGATTCAGCGTCCGTGATGATGTTGGAGTTGAGCTGAACGATGACGATGTTCAAGCCTACATACAGGCTCAGCAGGCTGCAGCGCATTTTCGTCGTTCCACCTTTGGGGCTGGATCCGGCTACATCACTGAAACTATGTCTGTGGAAGCTAGCAGCCCTGGAGGAGGCGATGGTCGACTTGGAGTTGAGTGGAACGATGAGATGCTGACGGCGCTGCGTTCCAGCGCTCCAGCTATGAGAGAACACGACGGCTCTCAAGATTTTCTCGTCGATGAAGCGGGTGGCCGCTTTCTCGCTATTCACATTCACCCTCCGCAGCAGGGCGATCAAGGTTTAGTGGGAGCCGCACGAGGAACACAA GATGGTCCCGGTGATCTTGCTCGGCACGCTCTGCCGTCGGTAATTGGAGGTCTTGTGCCGCTATGCTTCAACTTATTATTAGATGATAGTATCCTCAAGGCGGACAGTTCTCCCGGATATATCAAGGCTGCCGCTGCCGCTGGGCTGGGGCTTGTGACTGCATTCACGTTTCTTGGGGTCGCTTCCAAGAAGAGGGCCAAGGCTGCCGCCAGGGTGGTAGCCAGCGCGTCGACGGCCGCGGTGTCGATAGCCATGGTGTACCAAGTTTCCGACAATGCCTACATCAAGTGTGTTTGCGGGATCATGGGATGCGTCGCAACCTTGGCCACAATGGCCATCGACTG GTGA
- the LOC123122173 gene encoding uncharacterized protein isoform X2 has protein sequence MNSEETTEEGSVELALENHEELRSRVSDVRPRSTEINSEQTTEERSMEHYCPNSVLQATSYPDADGNIISQVQPDVVTPRGGSNVVRVEPNYGIIGVRVSLGGVQAYIIPVQAAAHLRHSTFGTGSGHINETMSAEASPDFSVRDAVGVELNSDDVRAYIQAQQVAAHFRRSIFGAGSGHINETMSAEASPDFSVRDAVGVELNSDDVRAYIQAQQVAAHFRRSIFGAGSGHINETMSAEASPDFSVRDAVGVELNSDDVRAYIQAQQVAAHFRRSIFGAGSGHINETMSAEASPDFSVRDAVGVELNSDDVRAYIQAQQVAAHFRRSIFGAGSGHINETMSAEASPDFSVRDAVGVELNSDDVRAYIQAQQVAAHFRRSIFGAGSGHINETMSAEASPGFSVRDDVGVELNDDDVRAYIRAQQAAAHFRRSIFGAGFGHINETMSAEASPGFSVRDDVGVELNDDDVQAYIQAQQAAAHFRRSTFGAGSGYITETMSVEASSPGGGDGRLGVEWNDEMLTALRSSAPAMREHDGSQDFLVDEAGGRFLAIHIHPPQQGDQGLVGAARGTQDGPGDLARHALPSVIGGLVPLCFNLLLDDSILKADSSPGYIKAAAAAGLGLVTAFTFLGVASKKRAKAAARVVASASTAAVSIAMVYQVSDNAYIKCVCGIMGCVATLATMAIDW, from the exons ATGAACTCTGAAGAAACAACGGAGGAGGGGAGCGTGGAGCTCGCCCTCGAAAATCACGAGGAA TTACGATCCCGCGTCTCGGACGTCCGCCCCCGCTCAACGGAGATTAACTCTGAACAAACAACGGAGGAGAGGAGCATGGAGCACTACTGCCCAAATTCCGTC CTCCAGGCGACATCTTACCCTGATGCTGATGGTAACATCATATCTCAAGTTCAACCTGATGTTGTCACTCCACGCGGAGGAAGCAATGTTGTCCGAGTTGAACCCAACTATGGCATAATTGGAGTTAGAGTTAGTCTGGGCGGTGTTCAAGCCTACATAATACCGGTTCAGGCGGCAGCACATCTTCGTCATTCCACCTTCGGGACTGGATCCGGCCACATCAATGAAACCATGTCTGCAGAAGCTAGTCCCGATTTCAGCGTccgtgatgctgttggagttgagctGAACAGTGACGATGTTCGAGCCTACATACAGGCTCAGCAGGTTGCAGCACATTTTCGTCGTTCCATCTTCGGGGCTGGATCCGGCCACATCAATGAAACCATGTCTGCAGAAGCTAGTCCCGATTTCAGCGTccgtgatgctgttggagttgagctGAACAGTGACGATGTTCGAGCCTACATACAGGCTCAGCAGGTTGCAGCACATTTTCGTCGTTCCATCTTCGGGGCTGGATCCGGCCACATCAATGAAACCATGTCTGCAGAAGCTAGTCCCGATTTCAGCGTccgtgatgctgttggagttgagctGAACAGTGACGATGTTCGAGCCTACATACAGGCTCAGCAGGTTGCAGCACATTTTCGTCGTTCCATCTTCGGGGCTGGATCCGGCCACATCAATGAAACCATGTCTGCAGAAGCTAGTCCCGATTTCAGCGTccgtgatgctgttggagttgagctGAACAGTGACGATGTTCGAGCCTACATACAGGCTCAGCAGGTTGCAGCACATTTTCGTCGTTCCATCTTCGGGGCTGGATCCGGCCACATCAATGAAACCATGTCTGCAGAAGCTAGTCCCGATTTCAGCGTccgtgatgctgttggagttgagctGAACAGTGACGATGTTCGAGCCTACATACAG GCTCAGCAGGTTGCAGCACATTTTCGTCGTTCCATCTTCGGGGCTGGATCCGGCCACATCAATGAAACCATGTCTGCAGAAGCTAGTCCCGGATTCAGCGTCCGTGATGATGTTGGAGTTGAGCTGAACGATGACGATGTTCGAGCCTACATACGGGCTCAGCAGGCTGCAGCACATTTTCGTCGTTCCATCTTCGGGGCTGGATTCGGCCACATCAATGAAACCATGTCTGCAGAAGCTAGTCCCGGATTCAGCGTCCGTGATGATGTTGGAGTTGAGCTGAACGATGACGATGTTCAAGCCTACATACAGGCTCAGCAGGCTGCAGCGCATTTTCGTCGTTCCACCTTTGGGGCTGGATCCGGCTACATCACTGAAACTATGTCTGTGGAAGCTAGCAGCCCTGGAGGAGGCGATGGTCGACTTGGAGTTGAGTGGAACGATGAGATGCTGACGGCGCTGCGTTCCAGCGCTCCAGCTATGAGAGAACACGACGGCTCTCAAGATTTTCTCGTCGATGAAGCGGGTGGCCGCTTTCTCGCTATTCACATTCACCCTCCGCAGCAGGGCGATCAAGGTTTAGTGGGAGCCGCACGAGGAACACAA GATGGTCCCGGTGATCTTGCTCGGCACGCTCTGCCGTCGGTAATTGGAGGTCTTGTGCCGCTATGCTTCAACTTATTATTAGATGATAGTATCCTCAAGGCGGACAGTTCTCCCGGATATATCAAGGCTGCCGCTGCCGCTGGGCTGGGGCTTGTGACTGCATTCACGTTTCTTGGGGTCGCTTCCAAGAAGAGGGCCAAGGCTGCCGCCAGGGTGGTAGCCAGCGCGTCGACGGCCGCGGTGTCGATAGCCATGGTGTACCAAGTTTCCGACAATGCCTACATCAAGTGTGTTTGCGGGATCATGGGATGCGTCGCAACCTTGGCCACAATGGCCATCGACTG GTGA
- the LOC123122173 gene encoding uncharacterized protein isoform X4: protein MNSEETTEEGSVELALENHEELRSRVSDVRPRSTEINSEQTTEERSMEHYCPNSVLQATSYPDADGNIISQVQPDVVTPRGGSNVVRVEPNYGIIGVRVSLGGVQAYIIPVQAAAHLRHSTFGTGSGHINETMSAEASPDFSVRDAVGVELNSDDVRAYIQAQQVAAHFRRSIFGAGSGHINETMSAEASPDFSVRDAVGVELNSDDVRAYIQAQQVAAHFRRSIFGAGSGHINETMSAEASPGFSVRDDVGVELNDDDVRAYIRAQQAAAHFRRSIFGAGFGHINETMSAEASPGFSVRDDVGVELNDDDVQAYIQAQQAAAHFRRSTFGAGSGYITETMSVEASSPGGGDGRLGVEWNDEMLTALRSSAPAMREHDGSQDFLVDEAGGRFLAIHIHPPQQGDQGLVGAARGTQDGPGDLARHALPSVIGGLVPLCFNLLLDDSILKADSSPGYIKAAAAAGLGLVTAFTFLGVASKKRAKAAARVVASASTAAVSIAMVYQVSDNAYIKCVCGIMGCVATLATMAIDW, encoded by the exons ATGAACTCTGAAGAAACAACGGAGGAGGGGAGCGTGGAGCTCGCCCTCGAAAATCACGAGGAA TTACGATCCCGCGTCTCGGACGTCCGCCCCCGCTCAACGGAGATTAACTCTGAACAAACAACGGAGGAGAGGAGCATGGAGCACTACTGCCCAAATTCCGTC CTCCAGGCGACATCTTACCCTGATGCTGATGGTAACATCATATCTCAAGTTCAACCTGATGTTGTCACTCCACGCGGAGGAAGCAATGTTGTCCGAGTTGAACCCAACTATGGCATAATTGGAGTTAGAGTTAGTCTGGGCGGTGTTCAAGCCTACATAATACCGGTTCAGGCGGCAGCACATCTTCGTCATTCCACCTTCGGGACTGGATCCGGCCACATCAATGAAACCATGTCTGCAGAAGCTAGTCCCGATTTCAGCGTccgtgatgctgttggagttgagctGAACAGTGACGATGTTCGAGCCTACATACAGGCTCAGCAG GTTGCAGCACATTTTCGTCGTTCCATCTTCGGGGCTGGATCCGGCCACATCAATGAAACCATGTCTGCAGAAGCTAGTCCCGATTTCAGCGTccgtgatgctgttggagttgagctGAACAGTGACGATGTTCGAGCCTACATACAGGCTCAGCAGGTTGCAGCACATTTTCGTCGTTCCATCTTCGGGGCTGGATCCGGCCACATCAATGAAACCATGTCTGCAGAAGCTAGTCCCGGATTCAGCGTCCGTGATGATGTTGGAGTTGAGCTGAACGATGACGATGTTCGAGCCTACATACGGGCTCAGCAGGCTGCAGCACATTTTCGTCGTTCCATCTTCGGGGCTGGATTCGGCCACATCAATGAAACCATGTCTGCAGAAGCTAGTCCCGGATTCAGCGTCCGTGATGATGTTGGAGTTGAGCTGAACGATGACGATGTTCAAGCCTACATACAGGCTCAGCAGGCTGCAGCGCATTTTCGTCGTTCCACCTTTGGGGCTGGATCCGGCTACATCACTGAAACTATGTCTGTGGAAGCTAGCAGCCCTGGAGGAGGCGATGGTCGACTTGGAGTTGAGTGGAACGATGAGATGCTGACGGCGCTGCGTTCCAGCGCTCCAGCTATGAGAGAACACGACGGCTCTCAAGATTTTCTCGTCGATGAAGCGGGTGGCCGCTTTCTCGCTATTCACATTCACCCTCCGCAGCAGGGCGATCAAGGTTTAGTGGGAGCCGCACGAGGAACACAA GATGGTCCCGGTGATCTTGCTCGGCACGCTCTGCCGTCGGTAATTGGAGGTCTTGTGCCGCTATGCTTCAACTTATTATTAGATGATAGTATCCTCAAGGCGGACAGTTCTCCCGGATATATCAAGGCTGCCGCTGCCGCTGGGCTGGGGCTTGTGACTGCATTCACGTTTCTTGGGGTCGCTTCCAAGAAGAGGGCCAAGGCTGCCGCCAGGGTGGTAGCCAGCGCGTCGACGGCCGCGGTGTCGATAGCCATGGTGTACCAAGTTTCCGACAATGCCTACATCAAGTGTGTTTGCGGGATCATGGGATGCGTCGCAACCTTGGCCACAATGGCCATCGACTG GTGA
- the LOC123122199 gene encoding uncharacterized protein, with protein MEDKDPSLLPTDHSQTIPLHLPEEHEKEMEPLLMKGCRTSGGAGQGKLKPAAAWRLGDISEIISVWCMKTAIALACVYLVFLSYVAVTYTPSWAEKLRLSPLFLFATIVLLFGALMIRDKQDGCGRNTQCVLMEYQPRL; from the exons ATGGAGGACAAGGACCCGTCTCTTCTTCCTACGGATCATTCACAGACCATTCCTCTGCACCTCCCCGAAGAACACGAAAAAGAGATGGAACCTTTGCTGATGAAAGGCTGCCGGACTTCCGGTGGCGCGGGACAAGGGAAGTTGAAGCCGGCGGCGGCCTGGAGACTGGGAGATATCTCCGAGATCATTTCAGTTTGGTGCATG AAAACAGCAATCGCCCTCGCGTGCGTCTATCTTGTTTTCCTTTCTTATGTCGCGGTGACATACACACCTAGCTGGGCGGAGAAGCTGCGGTTGTCACCACTGTTCCTTTTTGCGACAATTGTCCTGTTGTTTGGAGCACTCATGATCCGAGACAAGCAAGATGGATGTGGGAGGAACACACAGTGTGTTCTCATGGAATATCAACCTCGATTATAG
- the LOC123122173 gene encoding uncharacterized protein isoform X1, with protein sequence MNSEETTEEGSVELALENHEELRSRVSDVRPRSTEINSEQTTEERSMEHYCPNSVLQATSYPDADGNIISQVQPDVVTPRGGSNVVRVEPNYGIIGVRVSLGGVQAYIIPVQAAAHLRHSTFGTGSGHINETMSAEASPDFSVRDAVGVELNSDDVRAYIQAQQVAAHFRRSIFGAGSGHINETMSAEASPDFSVRDAVGVELNSDDVRAYIQAQQVAAHFRRSIFGAGSGHINETMSAEASPDFSVRDAVGVELNSDDVRAYIQAQQVAAHFRRSIFGAGSGHINETMSAEASPDFSVRDAVGVELNSDDVRAYIQAQQVAAHFRRSIFGAGSGHINETMSAEASPDFSVRDAVGVELNSDDVRAYIQVAAHFRRSIFGAGSGHINETMSAEASPDFSVRDAVGVELNSDDVRAYIQAQQVAAHFRRSIFGAGSGHINETMSAEASPGFSVRDDVGVELNDDDVRAYIRAQQAAAHFRRSIFGAGFGHINETMSAEASPGFSVRDDVGVELNDDDVQAYIQAQQAAAHFRRSTFGAGSGYITETMSVEASSPGGGDGRLGVEWNDEMLTALRSSAPAMREHDGSQDFLVDEAGGRFLAIHIHPPQQGDQGLVGAARGTQDGPGDLARHALPSVIGGLVPLCFNLLLDDSILKADSSPGYIKAAAAAGLGLVTAFTFLGVASKKRAKAAARVVASASTAAVSIAMVYQVSDNAYIKCVCGIMGCVATLATMAIDW encoded by the exons ATGAACTCTGAAGAAACAACGGAGGAGGGGAGCGTGGAGCTCGCCCTCGAAAATCACGAGGAA TTACGATCCCGCGTCTCGGACGTCCGCCCCCGCTCAACGGAGATTAACTCTGAACAAACAACGGAGGAGAGGAGCATGGAGCACTACTGCCCAAATTCCGTC CTCCAGGCGACATCTTACCCTGATGCTGATGGTAACATCATATCTCAAGTTCAACCTGATGTTGTCACTCCACGCGGAGGAAGCAATGTTGTCCGAGTTGAACCCAACTATGGCATAATTGGAGTTAGAGTTAGTCTGGGCGGTGTTCAAGCCTACATAATACCGGTTCAGGCGGCAGCACATCTTCGTCATTCCACCTTCGGGACTGGATCCGGCCACATCAATGAAACCATGTCTGCAGAAGCTAGTCCCGATTTCAGCGTccgtgatgctgttggagttgagctGAACAGTGACGATGTTCGAGCCTACATACAGGCTCAGCAGGTTGCAGCACATTTTCGTCGTTCCATCTTCGGGGCTGGATCCGGCCACATCAATGAAACCATGTCTGCAGAAGCTAGTCCCGATTTCAGCGTccgtgatgctgttggagttgagctGAACAGTGACGATGTTCGAGCCTACATACAGGCTCAGCAGGTTGCAGCACATTTTCGTCGTTCCATCTTCGGGGCTGGATCCGGCCACATCAATGAAACCATGTCTGCAGAAGCTAGTCCCGATTTCAGCGTccgtgatgctgttggagttgagctGAACAGTGACGATGTTCGAGCCTACATACAGGCTCAGCAGGTTGCAGCACATTTTCGTCGTTCCATCTTCGGGGCTGGATCCGGCCACATCAATGAAACCATGTCTGCAGAAGCTAGTCCCGATTTCAGCGTccgtgatgctgttggagttgagctGAACAGTGACGATGTTCGAGCCTACATACAGGCTCAGCAGGTTGCAGCACATTTTCGTCGTTCCATCTTCGGGGCTGGATCCGGCCACATCAATGAAACCATGTCTGCAGAAGCTAGTCCCGATTTCAGCGTccgtgatgctgttggagttgagctGAACAGTGACGATGTTCGAGCCTACATACAGGTTGCAGCACATTTTCGTCGTTCCATCTTCGGGGCTGGATCCGGCCACATCAATGAAACCATGTCTGCAGAAGCTAGTCCCGATTTCAGCGTccgtgatgctgttggagttgagctGAACAGTGACGATGTTCGAGCCTACATACAGGCTCAGCAGGTTGCAGCACATTTTCGTCGTTCCATCTTCGGGGCTGGATCCGGCCACATCAATGAAACCATGTCTGCAGAAGCTAGTCCCGGATTCAGCGTCCGTGATGATGTTGGAGTTGAGCTGAACGATGACGATGTTCGAGCCTACATACGGGCTCAGCAGGCTGCAGCACATTTTCGTCGTTCCATCTTCGGGGCTGGATTCGGCCACATCAATGAAACCATGTCTGCAGAAGCTAGTCCCGGATTCAGCGTCCGTGATGATGTTGGAGTTGAGCTGAACGATGACGATGTTCAAGCCTACATACAGGCTCAGCAGGCTGCAGCGCATTTTCGTCGTTCCACCTTTGGGGCTGGATCCGGCTACATCACTGAAACTATGTCTGTGGAAGCTAGCAGCCCTGGAGGAGGCGATGGTCGACTTGGAGTTGAGTGGAACGATGAGATGCTGACGGCGCTGCGTTCCAGCGCTCCAGCTATGAGAGAACACGACGGCTCTCAAGATTTTCTCGTCGATGAAGCGGGTGGCCGCTTTCTCGCTATTCACATTCACCCTCCGCAGCAGGGCGATCAAGGTTTAGTGGGAGCCGCACGAGGAACACAA GATGGTCCCGGTGATCTTGCTCGGCACGCTCTGCCGTCGGTAATTGGAGGTCTTGTGCCGCTATGCTTCAACTTATTATTAGATGATAGTATCCTCAAGGCGGACAGTTCTCCCGGATATATCAAGGCTGCCGCTGCCGCTGGGCTGGGGCTTGTGACTGCATTCACGTTTCTTGGGGTCGCTTCCAAGAAGAGGGCCAAGGCTGCCGCCAGGGTGGTAGCCAGCGCGTCGACGGCCGCGGTGTCGATAGCCATGGTGTACCAAGTTTCCGACAATGCCTACATCAAGTGTGTTTGCGGGATCATGGGATGCGTCGCAACCTTGGCCACAATGGCCATCGACTG GTGA